ATGGTATTTTCTCACTCGAGGAAAAGTTTTCTCGCCAATGCCATATGAATTTCTATAATCTCGTGTAAGTGTAGATAAAGTTCGGGCAACTCGAAGAAGACTTCATGTGAGTCTTGTCACTGACCGCATTTTTTACTGGTTACTTTTATTGTTTGCTAGTCGAGGTTATGTTTTTTGACAATAAAGAGGatttttcaacctcgttcccaggcccaattttctctttttgacgatCTTGGACGGCGGcatttcttcgcgccgtctcggatatcaaaaaagcgaaaaattgccctgggaacgaggttggaggATTTTTATAAGATTTTCACGGACTACATTAGCGTTACGCTTTCCgtacattttacatttttctcaatttttcttTACCTTTCAAACTTTCCGAGATAACCTGTACTTCTCCTTAGCGTTTTAACGCTCTTCAAGACATTATCACCAACTaaataagaaagtgtagagacttcatACATCCAGGGGCAAAGTTCAGAAGTAAGTCAAATGATCCTGTATGGCAGGAGTGATAAGGACAGACTTGCGTCAGAGGAATTTTACTTCAGAACTGACAGTCTTGATCAAATTGAAAAAATGTCATTGATATATTCCGAGTATGAGAATGATACCCAACTTTTTTATTCGTATAGATGAAAAAGTTTACACCTTTCTAACAATTAGGCAACATTGGAAATTGAGAAAAAATGTTGACACAAAATTGGAAATATTTGGTATTATCGCCTGGTGGTCTTGGCAATACAGCTATAAAAATACAATCGCCTGGTTCGCTTGGCAATAAAACTATATAATAAGGGTATTATCGCCTGGTTGGCTTGGCAATACAACTATATAACTTATACAACTatattatactagtcgttagcccgtggaaaatccacgggttcgcccgtcctttttataccgcattgcatgcTTCTCGCTAAtagcgcagctaagctaccattttgcgtgacagacagacagacagacagacagacagacagacagacagacagacagacagacagacagacagacagacagacagacagacagacagacagacagacagacagacagacagacagacagacagacagacagacagacagacagacagacagacagacagacagacagacagacagacagacagacagacagacagacagacagacagacagacagacagacagacagacagacagacagacagacagacagacagacagacagacagacagacagacagacagacagacagacagacagacagacagacagacagacagacagacagacagacagacagacagacagacagacagacagacagacagacagacagacagacagacagacagacagacagacagacagacagacagacagacagacagacagacagacagacagacatatacgggcattataatatagactagtcgttagcccgtggaaaaatccacgggttcgcccgtcctttaaatttacctgtcgcaacaaagtggacaaaaatatatcgcgttTGGTATTAgtgcgcattataaaaatttcgtgattccgttacgggacgcggctctcgcggacagacagacaaaatacggctattattaaagagacagtTATAATACAGCAAAAACCATACAtcttttgcataaattaaaagGCATGTGATCAGCAACTGGATTAAAAAACCTGTCGGCGTGCCAAATGCTGGTGCTATTATTAGCCTTTTTCTGGAAAATGAATACCATGAATATTAACATATCTTTATGCCGAACATTTTGCACGTATCTTCCGTGTCTCCGTTGTATACTCAATGGTCGATGTTACGTACAATATAGAGAAAAGTAAAAATGCATTAGACACATAAAGGTAAAGTTTGCGATGCCAAGGTCAACTGACGATTGAGGATGAAATTTTTATTATCCGCTTTTTATACCACATGCGCAGGAAACCTGGATAGTAGTGCAGAAATTGGATAGTAGTGCAGAATCCGGAAACACAGTGGAAAATGACATCAAAATTACcctgtgttttttgtttattcattttatattatttcgttGTTTTAACATGATTACGCTTGTATTTGTTTAAGTCATCATTGTACCAAGAGCTCCTTGAGAAAAAACCTTGAAGTGTatttcaaagagctctggggctCTGGAGAATGTGTTTGAGCctcacaaaataattaaattggtTTAATTCATGCCGTCAGCCACGTAAAGAGATCAACTAAAACCACAAACGCTTGCGCTCCACAACTTTAACTGAAGCGTTATAGTCTCtctcttatttttttgctttgagTCTTTGAAATTTCTGATTTGAAATATTACTAGTGTTTGTAAAAGACACTCTAAACATGCAAACACTTGccctttttaaatttgtttaccaACGTCATAACAAACTTGTTTGACGACAAAACATATTATTTTGCGTGATATACTTATTCCGTTCATGCTATgtctaaaaaaacattcaccCATCCTTAATCTGCCTACCACTGACGTAAAACAggccctggggacaaggattGTATTGATCTTAAGCGGTGCAGTAttaagattttttatatatttagaaagATACATTTTTACGAATCTCAATAAAGTATGCAGTGAAAccaagaaaaagtaaaaaacctatgttttttaaatatattttttgaaaaaaaagttcaatgttTTTTAATGCATAACAAAGACAAGGAGTTTAGACATTATGTTTAAATACATCACGTAAAACACACAATGTAAGAAAAAAGCTAATAATGCAAGCACATATCTTGTAGATTATggtaaataaaaacaagcaaAGTGTAAAGTccaatttatttatattttgaagGTCAATTCTATGTCACATCTACACAAACAACCAATGCTTATTTTAAGAAAGcataagaaagtaaaaaagtaaaaaaaaaatatgttacgaaAGCcaacaaataatataaaataaataaatttggatACAAAAATATTGGAAATAACTGCTGGATTATTATGTGTACTTATTTTACCTTTTCCAAAACATACATATGTTTCAAATTTGTATAGCAACTACAGAAGACGTCAGTTTTACACAACTGTAAAACTtcatattaaattaataagAGAAGTTTAGTTTTCATTGTCCAAATATCTCCTGTGAAGCATATGTCATATATAAAAATCCATCTTCGTCTTTCTCGTCTTTATAGATTTCTTGAAGAGTAGTCGACATACTAGCCAAACTTTTATTATTGACAATGAGATAAAATGACTGGGTTGGTGATAGGGACATCCGATTTCTGTAAGATTAACAAATACATTAAATTATACCTATGTAATATTGTTAACAATAAAGCCGCATCACTCAGAgcaaagggggggggggggggagtagACGTTGCCATCTAATAAGTGTATTATTTCCACAAAACTTGAttggcaaaaattaaaaataacatggCAAAAGGTAGTCATTTTGTGGAAGTAAACAAAAAGGCTGGTCAGACTAAATAAATActaattatacaaaataaatgAGAAGGAATTGTAAAATTATCTTAAtaaataagtttaaaatttCTACCCACCTTACAATCGTAACAAACTGACTCATGGTTAACTCTTGTGGTaccaaaaatttagttttatcaAGTAATGGTAATGCTTTTTCCTTGTGATACCGTTCTACTATAACCTAAATGAAGTAGTACAATCATCAGGTAATGTTACATCCCACTTTACTGGTATTCAATTCAGTACTTGCAAATAGTCTaaaaaatttcacaaattttaaTGCTTGCAGATCTTGAAATTTCAAATACAAATTACAATAATTTTTGGCAAATAAAAATCAAACTGAATAAGGGGCAagggttgttttatttttgttaggtttctaaaaacaaaataataaaatgacatggtctttttatttttctagaGAAGGGGAGTGATATGAAGCTTCAAGATCAACAAACACAAGGGGAATATCTAAGCAACTTTATTTTTGAAATCACTACTACCTGTTGTGAATGTAATAATATgtagaaaatatatacaaaccGGTATTTTTGAAGGAAATTTTGCTCTGATTCCAGCAACTTCATCTCGTCTGCTTGCTATAACATAAGATAatggataataataataagattattatatgtttatatatgaaaacttttaaactttttttaggcTACCATATGTGTACATTTATAAATTACAGCTAAATtagctttaaaatattttaatggtTTCATGTtattatggtataaataaattTCAATGCAGTATGAAAAGCTTGAAATCAGCTTTAATTTTCAGCACTTCAGTATTTGGAACTGATTGAACTGTACACAAGTGGAAACTGGGAGTATAGAATAACACATGCGTTTCCATAAGTGCCTATAGCAAACAGAGCTACACTTGTTTATTGAGTCTATGTTTATACAAGACCATACACTAATACTGTACTTATAACCATCAAAAAAACTTATAGTCCATATATGCAATATTAATTTTATATACAGGTCAGAAAGTCGTGATTCTCACAAAGCTAATCACAAAAAAACTTAGCAGGATTTACATAATTAAACACCTACAAATATCTCAAAATGTACtcttaaataataaatttatttttcctgTATCATGTAAAATGATCAATAATAAGCAGAATGCGTgatcaaaatgttttttgtttgtgaaatataattttttttaaaaaaaagtattaatgTTGCCAACATCAATgggatatttttctataaaaacacTTACCAACCATGAGAAACATTTGTTATTGGCAGACAATTTTAGTGATTACCTTTAACTTATCTTCTGCACATACTCATTCTAGTTTATTGAATTATAGCAAGATAGGCGAGTCAAATTAACTGGCACAGCATTGCAACAATTAGCTaacatatttcattttttattctattgttGGAGATTTAAATTGCCATAGAATAAACGATCAAGGCAGATTGTAAGGTACACATACATCAATTGGACATTTCTCCTCACAATGCATATAAACTGCCACTACTTAGATTGGGCGTTTCTCCTAGCAATGTACATAGACACTATCACTATGTTAACTGAAAGTTTATTATAGCAATGGATGGATACTTACCTTCAAAAAATCATAGTATATATACCAAGATTGGAGTGAAAAATTAGAAACGGGGCCTTCAGTGGGTGCTTTGTGTTGTCTCACAATATGTTTGCTCTGGTCCCTTTGTGGAACAAATTTATCCTTAAATAAGACATTCTTGCTTGCTAAGATATTTATTTCCTGGTTTATTTTATCCAAAAGAAAACaagtgtttgaaaaaaaaattttagttaattcttaaaatatttaaaggaataaatttaaaagtaaGATAAATTCAAAAACTTTTACTATCACATAGATATGTGTTTAGTGTTCTTCCCGGACTTGTGGTATAGATAAATtgacaatgtttacaaaagttaaaaagtttgcagGTTTTTTTATACATGTGCAAGCATTTCTGCTaggcagaaaatataaacaacagaccacaataatcaaagaaatccaaccaaaaaagaaatatattcaCTCAAAATTAGTGAAATTATTGAAGTTAGTGGGATATAGCCACTAAGGGGGGGGGGTGGtctgaagtttgaaaaaaaacccCGCTAAGGATTGAGAaacttcaaaaatttgtttgtggcctgaaaattcttcgACGTTCACGAGCATAATTCCTCTTGTCATCAATTGCGATAAGTTTTATCAACAGAACACGCCTCTGAGCCTTCCAAGATTTATGTGTGTATTCACGGACGAAAATCCACTAAAAGAGGGGAGGAGGTGGTCTGAATCTTAGCTACGAGAATTTTCAAAGCTCCCtaagaagaattagaagaatgtagttaaaatttaattccagttCCTCTAGTCATATGCcacccaaaaaaaaatttaatcccgCATTAATTACCATTTTACCATGTGCAAGTCCTGCTTTTTTACCCACACAAGTGAGCGCATGCCCATTGTgctcaaaatgaaatcaaaacaactaagTCCTGCAGAAAGTGGTCTATAGGAGGTTGTTCATCGCATAATAGAATCTTTTTTTCGCAGATctttctaattaaaaaaaattcttaacagtctgaaaaatttaaacaactAATAATGCTATCTTATTCAATAACTTACGGAATATTAAATAGCTAGCTGTATAAGTAAATGTGATGTAAACTCCCACTTTCTGCCCAAGATATCCCTTGAAATGTTAAAAGGCTGGATccattacaagaaataacactgtACTTACAATAGCTTTTTCTTTGCTTAAAAGGTTTATTTGATTTAGCGTCCGTTTCTCCCAtatttatagttttcaaaatcgATGTTAAGGTTAAAATCAAGACAGACTGGACCAAG
This is a stretch of genomic DNA from Hydractinia symbiolongicarpus strain clone_291-10 chromosome 9, HSymV2.1, whole genome shotgun sequence. It encodes these proteins:
- the LOC130656556 gene encoding microtubule-associated proteins 1A/1B light chain 3C-like — encoded protein: MGETDAKSNKPFKQRKSYSSRRDEVAGIRAKFPSKIPVIVERYHKEKALPLLDKTKFLVPQELTMSQFVTIVRNRMSLSPTQSFYLIVNNKSLASMSTTLQEIYKDEKDEDGFLYMTYASQEIFGQ